In the Caenorhabditis elegans chromosome X genome, one interval contains:
- the lmp-2 gene encoding Lysosome-associated membrane glycoprotein 5 (Confirmed by transcript evidence), whose product MKQKCTCSLFIMVLTFISIADAASDAANKGVYKVVNSTTKEPCIIFQADIYLYLTYHTSDSEKDVIVHVPTSSTADTGVSSCNVTITTSGMSVESQLLRVNLDHMNGWTIDFAFTKDNRFKTEKEKQFALYQVNITANFASDPTAFPDFKYPTQQYYLHVDPNDLSDIGGSIFASVGHSYYCPSEQKYAINDNDNDKYGPMAYIKFKLTTIQAFMEDTDSFGPKETCPTDQSTLDLVPIIVGSALAGLIVLTLVVYLIYRSFLPEEVLNLVNPEAHFDSDTASNDEIDKTSSIERF is encoded by the exons ATGAAACAAAAATGCACCTGTTCATTATTTATAATGgttttaacatttatttcaatagCTGATGCTGCTTCAGATGCTGCGAATAAGGGAGTTTATAAG GTAGTAAATTCTACAACAAAAGAGCCGTGTATAATATTCCAAGCAGATATATATTTATACCTAACTTATCACACCAGTGACAGTGAG AAGGACGTGATAGTTCATGTGCCAACATCCTCAACAGCGGACACTGGGGTGTCATCATGCAACGTTACGATAACCACGTCTGGAATGTCTGTTGAATCTCAGTTACTGAGAGTAAACTTGGACCAT atgaatggCTGGACAATTGACTTTGCATTCACCAAAGATAATCGATTCAAaacggaaaaagaaaaacaatttgcaCTGTATCAAGTGAATATCACTGCAAACTTTGCATCCGATCCAACTGCATTTCCCGATTTCAAATATCCCACTCAACAGTACTATCTTCATGTGGATCCCAACGATTTGTCGGATATTGGAGGTTCTATATTTGCAAGTGTGGGGCATTCATATTATTGTCCAAGTGAGCAGAAATATGCAATCAATGACAATGACAATGATAAGTATGGACCAATGGCCTA catcaaatttaaattgacAACAATTCAAGCGTTTATGGAGGACACTGATTCCTTTGGGCCAA AAGAAACTTGTCCAACTGATCAAAGTACATTGGATTTGGTTCCAATTATTGTCGGATCCGCACTCGCTGGACTCATTGTGCTCACTTTGGTTGTTTATTTG ATCTATCGAAGCTTCTTACCAGAGGAGGTGCTCAATTTGGTCAACCCAGAAGCTCATTTTGACAGTGACACAGCTTCCAATGACGAAATAGACAAGACATCTTCAATTGAgcgattttga
- the C05D9.7 gene encoding uncharacterized protein (Confirmed by transcript evidence), with protein sequence MTRPSAPCLTADYYTYSTYSQRDDYYGGFEPKNNSGQEYNPSSAPMRREPEQGTSAKSQRGSGKEESSSAHCISFIYCALAIIVIAFNAFMYYNGIRNKFILYVSAVMGGIVLTSLMMHIGIIRQQPFFCIPFVVLRTLETFVSAVFLTAFTYALIKPESELFMFFLQCTKMGAQLVSTHFKLDLVDATFQLCIVGWCLSLTFLSVSVYVCRVAFHCTMSIADQVRYKRYQQHVGTSQARFAGDEFYCA encoded by the exons ATGACAAGACCATCAGCACCTTGCCTCACTGCAGACTACTACACATACTCCACATATTCACAG agagATGACTACTACGGAGGATTTGAGCCGAAAAACAATAGCGGCCAGGAGTACAATCCGTCGTCGGCGCCGATGAGAAGAGAGCCAGAACAAGGAACATCTGCCAAGAGTCAGCGGGGATCTGGCAAAGAG GAGTCCTCATCTGCCCATTGTATTTCCTTCATCTACTGTGCCCTTGCCATTATTGTGATTGCTTTCAATGCCTTTATGTATTACAATGGGATCAGAAACAAG tttatCCTATACGTCTCGGCAGTAATGGGTGGAATTGTGCTGACAAGTCTCATGATGCACATTGGTATCATCCGCCAGCAGCCATTTTTCTGCATTCCATTCGTTGTTTTaaga ACTCTTGAAACATTTGTCAGTGCCGTCTTCTTGACGGCTTTTACCTATGCGCTTATCAAGCCGGAAAGTGAGCTCTTCATGTTTTTCCTGCAGTGCACAAAAATGGGTGCACAACTTGTTTCTACACATTTCAAGCTGGATTTGGTAGATG CCACGTTCCAATTGTGCATTGTCGGCTGGTGCCTCTCACTAACATTCCTCTCAGTCTCCGTCTACGTCTGCCGTGTGGCATTCCACTGCACAATGTCAATCGCTGACCAAGTTCGGTACAAACGTTATCAGCAACACGTTGGCACGTCCCAGGCACGGTTTGCTGGAGACGAGTTTTATTGTGCGTAA
- the C05D9.9 gene encoding TransThyretin-Related family domain (Confirmed by transcript evidence) codes for MHTFFVNILLIFITASNNFLVDGALTIYPVKVGETLILDIGREVKEWKRVRNGIEETIRPCEKNEKTSDTCNGWVTKNAKKSGDGREHMYENGTLVIENFQSDDSGDYFSNDELERVHYTADGQIWKLARSRIAVFPID; via the exons ATGcatactttttttgtaaatattctattaatttttattactgcatctaacaattttttagttgatgGTGCACTAACGATTTATCCAGTCAAG GTCGGTGAAACGTTAATACTTGACATTGGACGAGAGGTAAAAGAATGGAAGCGCGTCAGAAATGGAATTGAAGAAACCATAAGACCTTgcgagaaaaatgagaaaacgtCTGACACCTGTAATGGATGGGTGACAAAG aacgcAAAAAAGTCCGGAGACGGCCGTGAGCACATGTATGAAAATGGCACGCTTGTGATCGAGAACTTCCAATCGGATGATTCAGGGgattatttttctaatgatGAATTGGAGAGG gtacACTACACTGCTGATGGTCAAATTTGGAAGCTTGCGAGATCTCGAATCGCAGTTTTTCCAATTGATTAA
- the C05D9.9 gene encoding WG repeat-containing protein (Confirmed by transcript evidence), protein MHTFFVNILLIFITASNNFLVDGALTIYPVKNAKKSGDGREHMYENGTLVIENFQSDDSGDYFSNDELERVHYTADGQIWKLARSRIAVFPID, encoded by the exons ATGcatactttttttgtaaatattctattaatttttattactgcatctaacaattttttagttgatgGTGCACTAACGATTTATCCAGTCAAG aacgcAAAAAAGTCCGGAGACGGCCGTGAGCACATGTATGAAAATGGCACGCTTGTGATCGAGAACTTCCAATCGGATGATTCAGGGgattatttttctaatgatGAATTGGAGAGG gtacACTACACTGCTGATGGTCAAATTTGGAAGCTTGCGAGATCTCGAATCGCAGTTTTTCCAATTGATTAA